The following proteins are encoded in a genomic region of Nicoliella spurrieriana:
- the dnaJ gene encoding molecular chaperone DnaJ codes for MAQEDYYKVLGLDRDASESEIKRAYRKLAAKYHPDINKAPDAEEKFKQITEAYEVLSDKDKKANYDQYGSADGPQGFGGGGGAGAGGFGGFGGSGGFGGGGFDDIFSQFFGGGGGRAQNPNAPTPGRDLQYQMGLNFDEAVFGKQTTIKYNREATCQTCGGNGAKPGTKPHTCSRCNGNGYISVEQNTPLGRMRSQQECPVCHGTGKEIKEKCPTCHGAGKTEQAHEIAVTVPAGVDDGQQMRLQNQGDAGNNGGPYGDLYILFSVKPSKYFKRDNTRLIYNQPISFAQAALGCEIKVRSLNDEQKSEEGQVSLKIPAGTQTGTNFRLRGKGVPNVNGSGRGDEIINVKVITPKGLNKRQREALKEFADASGEDINTTKNQSFFDKMRDKFDKK; via the coding sequence ATGGCTCAAGAAGATTATTACAAGGTGTTGGGCCTTGATCGGGATGCTAGTGAAAGCGAAATTAAGCGGGCTTACCGGAAATTAGCGGCTAAGTACCATCCAGATATTAATAAGGCCCCGGATGCTGAGGAAAAATTTAAACAAATTACTGAAGCCTATGAAGTATTAAGTGATAAGGATAAGAAAGCCAATTATGACCAGTATGGATCTGCTGATGGTCCGCAAGGCTTTGGTGGCGGCGGTGGTGCCGGCGCTGGCGGCTTTGGCGGCTTTGGTGGTTCCGGCGGCTTTGGCGGCGGTGGCTTTGACGACATCTTTAGCCAATTCTTTGGTGGTGGTGGCGGCCGTGCCCAAAATCCCAATGCACCTACACCAGGTCGTGACTTGCAATATCAAATGGGGCTGAATTTCGATGAAGCTGTTTTTGGAAAGCAGACGACCATTAAGTATAATCGGGAAGCAACTTGTCAAACTTGTGGTGGAAATGGTGCTAAACCCGGGACGAAGCCCCATACTTGTAGCCGTTGTAATGGAAATGGTTACATTTCGGTTGAACAAAACACGCCGCTTGGCCGGATGAGAAGCCAACAAGAATGTCCAGTTTGTCACGGAACTGGAAAGGAAATTAAGGAAAAATGTCCAACTTGTCATGGAGCAGGAAAGACGGAACAAGCCCATGAAATTGCTGTGACGGTTCCTGCCGGAGTTGATGATGGCCAACAAATGCGCTTGCAAAATCAAGGGGATGCCGGTAATAACGGTGGTCCTTACGGTGATCTTTACATTCTCTTCTCAGTCAAGCCAAGTAAGTACTTTAAACGTGATAATACTCGTTTAATCTATAACCAACCAATTTCATTTGCGCAGGCTGCATTAGGGTGTGAAATTAAAGTGCGCTCTTTGAACGATGAACAAAAGTCAGAGGAAGGGCAAGTTAGCTTGAAAATTCCTGCAGGAACGCAAACGGGAACTAACTTCCGACTAAGGGGGAAGGGAGTTCCAAATGTTAACGGATCTGGCCGTGGTGATGAAATTATCAACGTGAAGGTAATTACACCAAAGGGATTAAACAAACGGCAACGTGAAGCGCTAAAGGAATTTGCTGATGCAAGTGGTGAGGATATTAATACCACTAAGAACCAGTCGTTCTTTGATAAAATGCGTGATAAATTCGATAAAAAATAA
- the lepA gene encoding translation elongation factor 4 yields the protein MDLKEMKEHQKYIRNFSIVAHIDHGKSTLADRILELTDTVAKRDMRNQLLDNMELERERGITIKLNAVKLTYHAEDGHDYEFHLIDTPGHVDFSYEVSRSLAACEGALLVVDATQGVEAQTLANVYLALDDDLEILPVINKVDLPSAQVDDVKAEIENMIGLDTSDAALTSAKTGLGVPELLEKIVHDIPAPSGDIDAPLKALVFDSIYDDYRGVVLSVRLEEGVVKPGDQILLMNSGTKYDVTEVGVNSPHPVKRDYLMAGDVGYITASIKDITQTRVGDTVTLANRPAEKALPGYREMNPMVYAGLYPTDNAKFGDLREALEKLKLNDASLEFEPENSQALGFGFRCGFLGLLHMDVVQERLEREFNLDLITTAPSVTYHAFTNDGNEVDVHNPFEMPDASAIKRIEEPFVKATIMVPNDYVGAVMELCQHRRGQFETMDYLDDTRVNVIYHMPLSEIIFDFFDKLKSGTHGYASLDYEVDDYQPSDLVKIDILLNGDRVDALSFISHRSFAASRARDIVGKLKTIIPRQNFEIPIQAAIGAKVIARTNVKAYRKDVTAKLYGGDRTRRMKLLEKQKAGKKRMKAVGKVDIPQEAFMAVLKTDEDESDGSK from the coding sequence ATGGATCTTAAAGAAATGAAGGAACACCAAAAGTACATTCGGAACTTTTCCATTGTCGCACATATTGATCACGGAAAATCTACGCTAGCTGATCGCATCTTAGAACTAACGGATACGGTTGCTAAGCGAGACATGCGAAATCAACTATTGGATAATATGGAATTGGAACGTGAACGGGGCATTACAATTAAATTAAACGCCGTTAAACTCACGTACCATGCTGAGGATGGTCATGATTATGAATTTCATTTAATTGATACCCCAGGGCACGTTGACTTTTCCTATGAAGTGTCACGGAGTTTAGCAGCTTGTGAAGGGGCTTTATTGGTCGTTGATGCGACTCAGGGAGTTGAAGCACAAACACTAGCCAATGTGTACCTTGCATTAGATGATGATTTAGAAATCTTGCCGGTCATTAATAAAGTTGATTTACCATCTGCACAGGTAGATGACGTTAAGGCCGAAATTGAGAATATGATTGGATTAGATACTTCTGATGCCGCATTGACTAGTGCTAAAACTGGATTAGGGGTACCAGAGTTACTTGAAAAAATTGTTCATGATATTCCAGCGCCCAGTGGTGATATTGATGCTCCGCTAAAGGCATTGGTATTTGACTCAATTTATGATGATTACCGTGGAGTGGTGTTAAGCGTTCGTCTCGAAGAGGGGGTCGTAAAACCGGGTGATCAGATTCTATTGATGAATAGTGGTACTAAGTACGATGTGACTGAAGTTGGTGTCAATTCCCCCCATCCAGTTAAACGGGATTACTTGATGGCAGGGGATGTCGGATACATTACCGCTAGTATTAAGGATATTACCCAAACCCGGGTTGGTGATACCGTTACCTTGGCCAATCGACCTGCTGAAAAGGCACTTCCTGGTTATCGTGAAATGAACCCAATGGTTTATGCGGGATTATATCCAACTGACAATGCTAAGTTTGGGGACCTAAGAGAGGCGCTAGAAAAACTCAAGTTAAACGATGCGTCGTTGGAATTTGAACCTGAAAATTCACAAGCCCTTGGATTTGGTTTTCGGTGTGGCTTTTTAGGTTTGTTGCACATGGATGTAGTTCAAGAACGACTGGAACGAGAATTTAATCTGGATTTGATTACCACAGCGCCTTCAGTTACCTACCATGCCTTTACTAATGATGGAAATGAAGTAGATGTTCATAATCCGTTTGAAATGCCAGATGCTTCAGCAATTAAGCGGATTGAAGAGCCGTTTGTTAAGGCCACCATTATGGTTCCAAATGATTATGTGGGAGCGGTGATGGAACTCTGTCAACATCGACGGGGGCAATTTGAGACGATGGATTATCTTGATGATACCCGGGTCAATGTAATTTATCATATGCCGTTATCTGAAATTATTTTTGATTTCTTTGATAAACTAAAGTCTGGCACCCATGGTTATGCATCCCTTGACTATGAAGTTGATGACTATCAACCTAGTGACCTGGTTAAAATTGATATTCTGTTGAACGGTGATCGTGTCGATGCACTGAGTTTTATTTCTCACCGTTCATTTGCTGCTAGTCGGGCTCGTGATATCGTTGGGAAATTAAAGACGATTATCCCACGACAAAATTTTGAGATTCCAATTCAAGCTGCAATCGGGGCAAAGGTAATTGCAAGAACCAACGTGAAGGCCTACCGAAAGGACGTTACTGCAAAGCTTTATGGTGGTGATCGGACGAGACGAATGAAGCTGTTGGAAAAGCAAAAAGCCGGTAAGAAGCGAATGAAAGCCGTTGGAAAGGTTGATATTCCACAGGAAGCGTTTATGGCGGTGCTTAAGACTGATGAAGATGAATCTGATGGCTCAAAGTAA
- the grpE gene encoding nucleotide exchange factor GrpE — protein MASNKKQDEEKQNSAEATESQKLKADDEQAKAEDKHADKEIIDLKRQLDDMENKYLRAEAELQNVQNRAKKDQATILKYDGQKLATNILPIVDNLDRALEVKVDDKSGQQLKQGVEMVAKHLTKALSDSNIEVLDVDGKKFDPNFCQAVQTVPADDDHPTDHVVKVLQNGYKLADRVIRPAMVVVAK, from the coding sequence TTGGCATCTAACAAAAAGCAAGATGAAGAAAAGCAAAATTCTGCAGAAGCAACTGAATCACAAAAGCTTAAGGCGGATGATGAACAAGCTAAGGCTGAAGATAAGCACGCTGATAAGGAAATCATCGACTTAAAGCGTCAACTTGATGATATGGAAAATAAGTATTTACGTGCTGAAGCCGAGCTGCAAAACGTTCAAAATCGGGCTAAAAAGGATCAAGCAACGATCCTTAAGTATGATGGACAAAAACTTGCTACGAATATCTTACCAATTGTAGATAACTTGGACCGGGCGTTAGAAGTAAAGGTCGATGATAAAAGTGGTCAACAATTAAAGCAGGGTGTTGAAATGGTTGCTAAGCATCTTACTAAGGCGCTTAGCGATAGTAACATCGAAGTGCTTGACGTTGACGGAAAGAAGTTTGACCCTAACTTCTGTCAAGCTGTTCAGACGGTTCCGGCCGATGATGACCATCCAACTGATCATGTTGTTAAGGTTTTACAAAACGGCTATAAGTTAGCTGATCGAGTAATTCGACCAGCAATGGTTGTCGTGGCAAAATAA
- the hrcA gene encoding heat-inducible transcriptional repressor HrcA, producing MLTERQELILSGIVQDYTHSGAPVGSKLLVNQLPIHVSSATIRNEMAVLEEMGLIEKTHLSSGRVPSINGYRYYVDHLTFSKVNMMNDIALIHKALDSSYHKIDELVQKSANILSDLTNYTALTLQPEQATNRLLQGFRLVALGDQRVMAILVTDNGDAETELFRIPKGVTGQQLESVVNLINDRLVGYPLSVVLEQLKSVIPNRVNQYLHSTNGFIGILDEVIMKAMRDRLYVGGEMNLLSFTDQSDISYLKPLYSMLGQSGEIAKFIGNSGDGVSVQIGSEMSNELLKNYSVITGTYDVGSHGKGIIAVLGPTRMPYSKVITLVDAFRSELSSRLLGYYKENK from the coding sequence ATGCTAACTGAACGTCAGGAATTGATTCTATCTGGAATCGTTCAAGACTATACTCATTCTGGAGCACCAGTTGGTTCCAAACTATTGGTTAATCAGCTTCCAATTCATGTTAGTTCCGCTACGATTAGAAATGAAATGGCAGTTCTTGAAGAGATGGGATTGATTGAAAAGACTCATTTATCATCCGGACGAGTTCCATCAATTAATGGTTATCGTTACTATGTTGATCATTTAACTTTTTCCAAGGTTAATATGATGAATGACATCGCCCTAATTCATAAGGCATTGGATAGTAGCTACCATAAGATTGATGAATTAGTTCAAAAATCTGCTAATATTCTTTCTGACTTGACTAACTATACTGCTTTGACTTTACAGCCCGAACAGGCGACTAATCGATTACTTCAGGGCTTTCGATTAGTTGCATTGGGTGATCAGCGGGTAATGGCGATTCTAGTAACTGATAATGGGGATGCTGAAACGGAGTTGTTTCGAATCCCCAAGGGAGTTACTGGTCAGCAATTAGAATCGGTCGTTAATTTGATCAATGATCGGTTGGTCGGTTATCCATTATCCGTTGTATTGGAACAACTTAAATCGGTGATTCCTAATCGGGTTAATCAGTATCTTCATTCGACCAATGGATTTATTGGGATTTTGGATGAAGTAATTATGAAGGCAATGCGAGATCGACTATATGTCGGCGGTGAAATGAATTTATTGAGTTTTACTGACCAAAGCGACATTAGTTATCTGAAGCCACTTTACTCGATGCTAGGACAATCTGGTGAAATTGCTAAATTTATCGGTAATTCTGGTGATGGGGTCTCAGTTCAGATTGGTTCTGAAATGAGTAACGAGCTGTTAAAAAATTATAGTGTCATTACTGGCACCTACGATGTTGGCTCACATGGTAAGGGAATCATCGCTGTGTTAGGGCCCACTCGGATGCCATATTCTAAGGTAATTACCCTAGTGGATGCGTTTAGATCAGAGTTATCTAGTCGGCTATTAGGATATTATAAGGAAAATAAATAA
- the ribF gene encoding riboflavin biosynthesis protein RibF — MEIFNIHHPMNNLQFNDPVVLAMGFFDGVHLGHQGVIKRAREIAKDRGVKLAVLTYDHHPSIVYQQLSSHDKRYLTLDSYKMALFESLGVDVVFKISYTYAFQAQSPQSFVDDYLCRFNAITVVAGFDHTYGSDNANMHLLPQYVKNRFTVVEVPSLDIDGKKVSSTRIRKNLDDGHIDTVNRLLDRPYVTSGTVVHGFARGRELGFPTANVEHSEYQWLPSIGIYVVQMQIGDQTYGGMASIGRNVTFGDTHPITVEINLFDFNQNIYGEDVQIKWLHWMRGEVKFTGVDALIDQLKQDQINAQNFLGNL; from the coding sequence ATGGAAATCTTTAATATTCACCATCCAATGAATAATTTACAATTTAATGACCCGGTTGTTTTAGCAATGGGTTTTTTTGATGGAGTCCATTTAGGGCATCAGGGTGTGATTAAGCGCGCTCGTGAGATTGCTAAGGACCGTGGCGTTAAACTAGCAGTTTTGACTTATGATCATCACCCTTCGATCGTTTATCAACAACTAAGTTCACATGATAAGCGTTATCTGACGCTAGATAGTTATAAAATGGCTCTTTTTGAATCACTAGGGGTTGATGTGGTGTTTAAAATTAGTTATACCTATGCCTTTCAGGCCCAGTCCCCACAATCATTTGTTGATGATTATCTTTGTCGATTTAATGCGATTACCGTGGTGGCAGGATTTGACCATACCTATGGTAGTGATAATGCAAATATGCATTTACTTCCACAATACGTAAAGAATCGCTTTACAGTCGTTGAGGTACCTTCGCTTGATATTGACGGGAAGAAGGTCAGTTCAACCCGCATTCGTAAAAATTTAGATGATGGCCATATTGATACCGTTAATCGCTTATTAGATCGACCATACGTGACTTCTGGAACGGTGGTTCATGGTTTTGCGCGGGGACGGGAATTAGGCTTTCCCACTGCGAACGTTGAACATAGCGAGTACCAGTGGTTACCATCAATTGGTATTTACGTTGTGCAAATGCAGATTGGTGATCAGACGTATGGTGGGATGGCATCGATTGGTCGGAATGTAACCTTTGGAGATACCCATCCAATTACCGTTGAAATTAATTTGTTTGATTTTAATCAAAATATTTATGGGGAAGATGTTCAGATTAAATGGCTCCATTGGATGCGTGGTGAAGTTAAATTCACTGGAGTGGATGCATTGATCGACCAGTTAAAACAAGACCAAATCAATGCGCAAAACTTTTTAGGTAATTTGTGA
- the dnaK gene encoding molecular chaperone DnaK: MASNKIIGIDLGTTNSAVAVLEGNEPKIIPNPEGSRTTPSVVAFKDGEIQVGEVAKRQMITNPNTISSIKSHMGDSNYKVDVDGKSYTPQQISAMILQYIKKFAEDYIGDTVDKAVITVPAYFDDAQRQATKDAGKIAGLDVKRIINEPTAAALAYGLNKKDNDQKVLVYDLGGGTFDVSVLELGDGVFQVLSTNGDTHLGGDDFDKKIMDWLIDGFKKDHGVDLSNDKMALQRLKDASEKAKKDLSGVSETEISLPFIASGDEGPLHLTAKLSRSKFNELTADLVEKTKAPFDNALKDAGLSTSDIDNVILNGGSTRIPAVQEAVKQWTGKEPNHSINPDEAVADGAAVQGGVLTGDVKDVVLLDVTPLSLGIETMGGVFTKLIDRNTTIPTSKSQVFSTAADNQPAVDIHVLQGERPMAADDKTLGQFQLTDIPAAPRGIPQIEVTFDIDKNGIVNVSAKDKGTGKSQKITIKDSNGLSDDEINKMMDEAKANADADEKRKDEVDLKNEVDQLIFQTDKTLKDVDGKVSEDEIKATKDAEDALKKAKEENNLDDMKAKKDDLQKKVQELAVKLYQQNQEAQGGADAGANAGSGSAKGDDNTVNGDFHEVNDDDKKDGNK; this comes from the coding sequence ATGGCTAGCAATAAAATTATTGGAATTGATTTAGGAACTACTAATTCAGCTGTTGCAGTTCTGGAAGGAAATGAACCTAAAATTATTCCAAATCCAGAAGGTTCCAGAACGACTCCTTCAGTCGTTGCATTCAAGGATGGGGAAATTCAAGTAGGTGAAGTTGCTAAGCGGCAAATGATTACTAACCCTAATACGATTTCTTCAATTAAGAGTCACATGGGGGATAGTAACTACAAGGTCGATGTTGATGGAAAGAGTTACACTCCTCAACAAATTTCAGCAATGATTTTACAATACATCAAGAAGTTTGCTGAAGACTACATTGGTGACACTGTTGACAAGGCAGTGATTACCGTTCCTGCATACTTTGATGATGCACAAAGACAAGCAACTAAGGATGCTGGTAAGATTGCTGGACTTGATGTTAAGCGGATTATCAACGAACCAACGGCTGCTGCATTAGCCTATGGATTGAACAAGAAGGATAACGACCAAAAGGTATTGGTATATGACCTTGGTGGTGGGACCTTTGATGTTTCCGTCCTTGAATTAGGTGACGGTGTGTTCCAAGTTCTTTCTACTAATGGTGATACTCATTTAGGTGGGGATGACTTTGATAAGAAGATCATGGACTGGTTAATTGATGGCTTCAAGAAGGACCATGGTGTTGATTTATCTAATGATAAGATGGCATTACAACGGTTAAAGGATGCTTCAGAAAAGGCTAAAAAGGACCTTTCCGGAGTTTCTGAAACTGAAATCAGTTTACCATTTATCGCCTCTGGTGATGAAGGCCCATTGCACTTAACTGCTAAGTTAAGCCGTTCTAAGTTCAACGAATTAACTGCTGACTTGGTTGAAAAGACTAAGGCACCATTTGATAATGCATTGAAGGATGCTGGATTATCAACTTCTGATATCGATAACGTGATTTTAAATGGTGGGTCAACTAGAATTCCTGCCGTTCAAGAAGCTGTTAAGCAATGGACTGGTAAGGAACCTAACCACTCCATCAACCCTGATGAAGCCGTTGCTGACGGTGCTGCTGTTCAAGGTGGGGTATTAACTGGTGACGTAAAGGATGTTGTTTTGCTTGATGTTACGCCCCTTTCACTTGGAATTGAAACCATGGGTGGGGTCTTCACTAAGTTGATTGATCGTAACACGACCATCCCAACTTCAAAGAGTCAAGTCTTCTCCACTGCTGCTGATAATCAACCTGCTGTTGACATTCATGTTCTTCAAGGTGAACGGCCAATGGCTGCTGACGATAAAACATTAGGTCAATTCCAATTGACTGACATTCCTGCAGCTCCTCGTGGAATCCCTCAAATTGAAGTTACCTTTGATATTGACAAGAACGGAATTGTTAACGTTTCTGCCAAGGATAAGGGTACTGGTAAGTCACAAAAGATTACCATTAAGGATTCTAACGGACTTTCTGATGATGAAATCAATAAGATGATGGATGAAGCAAAGGCTAACGCCGACGCTGATGAAAAGCGTAAGGATGAAGTTGACTTAAAGAACGAAGTTGACCAATTGATTTTCCAAACTGATAAGACTTTGAAGGACGTTGACGGTAAGGTATCCGAAGATGAAATTAAGGCTACCAAAGATGCTGAAGATGCTTTGAAGAAGGCCAAGGAAGAAAATAACCTTGATGATATGAAGGCTAAGAAGGATGATCTTCAAAAGAAGGTTCAAGAATTAGCTGTTAAGTTATATCAACAAAACCAAGAAGCTCAAGGTGGAGCTGATGCTGGTGCAAACGCTGGTTCAGGTTCTGCTAAGGGTGATGACAACACAGTTAACGGTGACTTCCATGAAGTTAACGATGATGATAAGAAAGACGGTAACAAATAG